The proteins below are encoded in one region of Phaseolus vulgaris cultivar G19833 chromosome 1, P. vulgaris v2.0, whole genome shotgun sequence:
- the LOC137816094 gene encoding bZIP transcription factor 53-like — MSSSIEALSSCGYIEEVSEMKEKKRKKMVSNRESARRSRMRKQEQLLKFTNEVNDLLSVKKKIAKCIKEKEEAFARTEAVNNVLKAQVKELIERLSFLNSIIQVADVK; from the coding sequence ATGTCTTCTTCTATTGAAGCTTTGTCAAGTTGTGGATACATAGAAGAAGTTTCAGAAATGAaggagaagaagaggaaaaaaaTGGTTTCGAACCGTGAATCAGCGAGACGGTCACGAATGAGAAAGCAGGAGCAACTACTGAAATTCACCAATGAAGTCAATGATTTGCTAAGTGTAAAGAAGAAGATTGCAAAGTGCATAAAGGAAAAGGAAGAAGCATTTGCTCGAACTGAAGCAGTTAATAATGTTCTCAAGGCTCAGGTTAAAGAATTGATAGAACGATTGTCTTTTTTAAACTCTATCATTCAGGTTGCAGATGTCAAATAG